In bacterium, the sequence GAACGAGAGACGCCCGCGCCCCATGGGGCCGGGCACCACCGGCAAGTCGCCGGCAGAAGAGGAGAAGCGAACGTGCGCAACAAGGACCTGCCCTCCCTCCCCGGTTCGGAGATCACCGACGAAGCGGTCTTCATGAACCGGCGCGAGGTCCTGCGCCTCGGCGCGACCGCCGCGATCGGCGCAGCCCTCGCGGGCTGCAGCGCCGACGAGGCGGAGGCCGAAGCCGCGACGCCGGAGGCGTCGGGCCTTCGCGCGCTCCAGTTCGAGACCCCGAGAGACCCCGGGTTCCGCGCGGAGGACACGGTCTCGAGCTACGACGACGCCACCAGCTACAACAACTTCTACGAGTTCGGCACGGGCAAGCGCGACCCGAAGGCGAACGCGCATACGCTCCGCCCCGAGCCCTGGTCGGTCGTGATCGACGGCGAGGTCGGGAAGCCCGGCCGGGTCGGATTCGAGGACCTGATCGCTCCGGCCGTGCTCGAGGAGCGCATCTACCGCTTCCGCTGCGTCGAGGCGTGGTCGATGGTCGTGCCCTGGATCGGGCTCTCCCTCGGCGAACTGATCGCGCGATTCGAGCCGACCAGCAAGGCGAAGTACGTCGCCTTCGAGACCCTCGTCGACGAGGAGCAGATGCCCGGCCAGCGCCGCCGCGTGATCGACTGGCCGTATCGCGAAGGCCTCCGCATCGACGAGGCGATGAACCCGCTCTCGATCCTCGCGGTCGGCATGTACGGGCGCATCCTCCCGAACCAGAACGGCGCGCCGATCCGTCTCGTCGTCCCGTGGAAGTACGGATTCAAGAGCATCAAGTCGATCGTGCGCATCACGCTCACCGAGAAGCAGCCGAAGACGAGCTGGAACATGCTCCAGCCCTCCGAATACGGCTTCTACGCGAACGTGAACCCCGAAGTTTCGCACCCGCGCTGGAGTCAGGCCCGGGAGCGACGCCTCGGCAACTTCCGCAAGCAGCCGACGCTGCCCTTCAACGGCTACGGCGAGCAG encodes:
- the msrP gene encoding protein-methionine-sulfoxide reductase catalytic subunit MsrP — its product is MRNKDLPSLPGSEITDEAVFMNRREVLRLGATAAIGAALAGCSADEAEAEAATPEASGLRALQFETPRDPGFRAEDTVSSYDDATSYNNFYEFGTGKRDPKANAHTLRPEPWSVVIDGEVGKPGRVGFEDLIAPAVLEERIYRFRCVEAWSMVVPWIGLSLGELIARFEPTSKAKYVAFETLVDEEQMPGQRRRVIDWPYREGLRIDEAMNPLSILAVGMYGRILPNQNGAPIRLVVPWKYGFKSIKSIVRITLTEKQPKTSWNMLQPSEYGFYANVNPEVSHPRWSQARERRLGNFRKQPTLPFNGYGEQVASLYAGMDLRRSF